A single Glycine soja cultivar W05 chromosome 14, ASM419377v2, whole genome shotgun sequence DNA region contains:
- the LOC114385421 gene encoding very-long-chain enoyl-CoA reductase-like, with the protein MKVTVVSRSGREVVKGGIELSDSATIADLQEAIHKRTKKYPSRQRLTLPVQPGSKERPVVLNYKKSLKDYTSGNSETLTVVFKDLGPQVSYRTLFFCEYLGPLLLYPVFYYLPVYQYFGYKGERVIHPVQTYALYYWCFHYAKRILETFFVHRFSHATSPLSNVFRNCAYYWTFGSYIAYYVNHPLYTPVNDLQMKIGFAIGILCQISNFYCHIILKNLRSPGGEGGYQIPRGFLFNIVTCANYTTEIYQWLGFNIATQTVAGYIFLVVATFIMTNWALAKHRRLKKLFDGKEGRPRYPRRWVTLPPFL; encoded by the exons ATGAAGGTCACAGTGGTTTCTCGGAGTGGAAGAGAAGTGGTTAAAGGTGGCATTGAGCTCAGTGATTCT GCTACTATAGCAGATCTGCAGGAGGCAATTCATAAGCGAA CCAAGAAGTACCCATCAAGGCAGCGCTTGACACTTCCAGTCCAACCTGGATCAAAGGAAAGGCCTGTTGTCCTTAATTACAAAAAGAGTCTGAAAGACTATACAAGTGGAAATTCAGAAACCTTAACTGTTGTATTCAAGGATTTGGGCCCACAAGTTTCTTACCGGACACTTTTCTTCTGCGAGTATTTGGGACCTTTGCTTCTCTATCCAGTCTTCTATTATCTCCCTGTCTACCAATATTTTGGTTACAAAGGTGAACGTGTGATCCACCCTGTGCAGACATATGCCTTGTACTACTGGTGTTTCCATTATGCCAAACGAATTCTGGAAACATTTTTTGTGCATCGCTTCAGCCATGCAACCTCACCCCTTTCCAATGTGTTTCGTAACTGTGCTTATTACTGGACCTTTGGCTCCTATATTGCTTATTATGTGAACCACCCTTTATATACCCCTGTAAATGACCTCCAAATGAAGATTGGGTTTGCAATTGGAATACTttgtcaaatttcaaatttctattGCCATATTATTCTGAAGAATCTTCGTAGTCCTGGTGGTGAAGGTGGATACCAAATCCCAAGGGGCTTTCTCTTCAATATTGTTACCTGTGCAAATTATACAACTGAGATCTATCAGTGGTTGGGATTCAACATTGCAACACAAACTGTTGCAGGCTATATTTTCCTTGTGGTTGCTACTTTTATCATGACCAATTGGGCTTTAGCCAAGCACAGGCGTTTAAAGAAG